From a single Sus scrofa isolate TJ Tabasco breed Duroc chromosome 13, Sscrofa11.1, whole genome shotgun sequence genomic region:
- the STAB1 gene encoding stabilin-1 isoform X2, whose translation MQEEILQASQPPPIMAGPRSRLLLGFLALFLAVSSFIMGQKVRSRRCDVKTKLVTRIPCTPCPAIKKRVCPSGWLREFPEKISQDCRYEVQLGDSLLSMSGCSLECWKDVVQKACCPGYWGSQCYECPGGAETPCHGHGTCLDGIDRNGTCVCQENFSGSACQECRDPNRFGPDCQLVCSCVHGVCRNGPLGDGSCLCFAGYTGPRCDQELPVCQALNCPQNSQCSAAAPTCRCLPGYTQQGSKCEALDPCRSSPCSTVAQCSVSPRGQAECRCPENYYGDGTVCLPQDPCITNNGGCPSNSTLCLYWRPGQVSCSCKPGLVSINNNPSAGCFAYCFPYSCDRSATCQVTPDGTTSCVCKEGEVGDGRACYGHLLHEVQKASQINMMFLRLRVTLDMLDQGCREILTTSGPFTVLAPSISSRTINASLAQKLCRQHIIPGQHLLEESGTRSTRTWWTLAGQEITVTFNRFRKYTYQYKDQPQQTFTIHKANYPAANGVFHMVTALRWQPPPELPENPTRTISQILASTEAFSRFETILENCGLPSFLDGPGPFTVFAPSNEAVDGLRDGRLVYLFTAGLSKLQELVRYHVYSHGQLTVEKLISKGRVLTMANQVLAVNISEEGRILLGPEGVPLRRVDVLAANGVIHMLEGILLPPTILPILPKICNEEQHKVVAGSCVDCQALNTSMCPPNSTKLDISPEECVYIHDPTGLNVLKKGCAHYCNQTILKPGCCKGFFGPDCAQCPGGFSNPCYGQGNCSDGVQGNGACLCFPDYKGVACHICSNPNKHGVQCQEDCGCVHGLCDNRPGSGGVCQRGTCAPGFGGRFCNESMMNCGPTEQAQQCHPQARCVNQGGVARCLCVDGFEGDGFSCTPIHPCSRPDRGGCSENAQCVPGAQGTHHCTCNKGWSGDGRVCMAINECELDVRGGCHADALCSYVGPGQSRCTCKLGFAGDGYMCSPIDPCRAGNGGCHDLATCRAVGGGQRVCTCPPGYGGDGFSCYGNIFQELEANAHFSVFYQWIKGAGITLPADSRVTALVPSESAIRRLSPEDQAFWLQPRMLSQLVRAHFLQGALSEEELARLDRQSVATLSPTLRWEIRNISGRVWVQNASVDVADLLATNGVLHILSQVLLPPRGDVLGGQGLLQQLDSVPAFHLFRELLQRHRLVSQIEAATAYTIFVPTNRSLEAQANSSNLDADTVRHHVILGEALSMEALRRGGHRNSLLGPAHWLVFYNHSSEPEVNHVPLEGPVLEAPGRSLFGLSGVLNVSSSRCLHSHAEALREKCVSCTRKFRCNKGYKLEDTPKKSCVYRSGYSFSRGCSYTCARKIQVPDCCPGFFGTLCEPCPGGLGGVCSGHGQCQDRVLGSGECRCHEGFHGTACEMCELGRYGPNCTGVCNCAHGLCQEGLRGDGSCVCNVGWQGIRCDQEITGPQCPQKCDPNANCLQDSAAAPACVCAAGYSGNGTYCSEVDLCAQDHGGCSPHANCTNVAPGQRTCTCWDGYTGDGEICQEANSCLIRHGGCHKHADCIPTGPQQVSCSCREGYSGDGIRTCDLLDPCSQNNGGCSLHAVCKSTGDGQRTCTCDAAHTVGDGFTCRARVGLELLRDKQASFFSLYLLEYKELKGDGPFTIFVPHADLMTNLSQDEMARIRANRQLVFRYHVVGCRQLRSQELLEEGYATTLSGHPLRFSEREGSIYINDFARVVSSDQEAVNGVLHFIDRVLLPPQVLHWEPDTAPIPRRNVTAAAESFGYKIFSGLVTMAGLLPLLQDSSHRPLTMLWPTDSALRALPPDRQVWLYHEDHRDKLAAILRGHVIRNVAALASDLPNLGPLRTMHGTPISFSCSRARPGELMVGEEDAQIVQRHLPFEGGLAYGIDQLLEPPGLGARCDSFETRPLWLKVCSICGLEPPCPEGSKEQGSPEACRPYFSKFWTAPPLHSLALRRVWSRSSHWGQPQGLGRGCYRNCVTTTWKPSCCPGHYGSECRACPGGASSPCSNHGDCVDGMSGSGKCRCHLGFAGTACELCAPGAFGPLCQACNCTSHGHCDDGLGGSGSCFCDEGWTGPRCEVQLELKPVCAPPCAPQAVCRVGNSCECSLGYEGDGRTCTVVDLCQDGHGGCSEHAHCSQAGTVVTCTCLPDYEGDGWSCRARNPCEDGHHGGCSEHADCLITGPNARRCVCHVGYVGDGLQCLEEPEPPVDRCLDRPPPCHRDAVCTDLHFQEKRAGVFHLQASSGPYGLNFSEAEAACGAQGAVLASLPQLSAAQKLGFHLCLVGWLANGSAAHPVTFPTADCGEGQVGVVSLGARVNLSERWDAYCYREQDVACRCLDGFVGDGISVCNGKLLDVLATTANFSTFYGMLLGYANATPRGLEFLDFLDDELTYKTLFVPVNEGFVDNMTLSGPDLELHASNTTFLSTNASQGSLLPAHSGLSLVISDVGPDNGSWAHVVPGAVVVSHVIAWDIMAFNGIIHALASPLLAPPQPAVVAAEAPPVAAGVGAVLAAGALLGLVAGALYLRARGRATGFGFSAFQEEDSDADDFSPCQEGTSPTLVTVPNPVFGSQDAFCEPFDDSLLEEDFPDTQRTLTVK comes from the exons ATGCAGGAGGAAATCCTG CAAGCCAGCCAGCCACCACCAATCATGGCCGGGCCCCGGAGCCGCCTCCTGCTCGGCTTCCTGGCCCTCTTCCTGGCAGTATCCAGCTTCATCATGGGGCAGAAG GTGAGGTCCCGACGCTGTGATGTGAAGACCAAGTTGGTCACGCGTATACCCTGCACCCCGTGCCCTGCCATCAAGAAGCGGGTGTGTCCCTCGGGCTGGCTTCGGGAGTTCCCAGAGAAGATCTCACAGGACTGCCG ATACGAGGTGCAGCTGGGGGACTCTTTGTTGTCCATGAGCGGCTGTAGCCTGGAGTGCTGGAAGGACGTGGTTCAGAAGGCCTGCTGCCCTGGCTACTGGGGGTCCCAGTGCTATG AGTGCCCTGGGGGTGCTGAGACCCCGTGCCACGGCCATGGGACTTGCCTGGACGGCATAGACAGGAATGGGACCTGCGTGTGCCAG GAAAACTTCAGTGGCTCAGCCTGTCAGGAGTGTAGAGACCCCAACCGGTTCGGGCCTGACTGCCAGTTGG TGTGCAGCTGTGTGCATGGCGTGTGCCGCAATGGGCCGCTCGGGGATGGCAGCTGCCTGTGCTTTGCTGGATACACTGGACCCCGCTGTGACCAAG AGCTGCCCGTCTGCCAAGCCCTGAACTGTCCCCAGAACTCCCAGTGCTCTGCTGCGGCCCCCACCTGCCGCTGCCTGCCTGGCTACACCCAGCAGGGCAGCAAATGTGAAG CCCTTGACCCTTGCCGGTCATCGCCCTGCTCTACCGTTGCCCAGTGCTCTGTGAGCCCCAGGGGGCAGGCAGAGTGTCGCTGCCCTGAGAACTACTATGGGGATGGAACAGTGTGTCTGCCCCAGGACCCATGCATCACCAACAATGGTGGCTGCCCCAGCAACTCCACCCTATGCCTGTACTGGAGGCCAGGCCAG GTCTCCTGCTCGTGTAAGCCGGGCCTGGTCAGCATCAACAACAATCCCTCCGCCGGCTGCTTCGCATACTGCTTCCCCTATTCCTGTGACCGGTCAGCCACCTGCCAGGTGACCCCTGATGGAACAACCAG CTGCGTGTGCAAGGAGGGCGAGGTGGGGGATGGGCGTGCCTGCTACGGACACCTGCTCCATGAGGTGCAGAAGGCCAGCCAGATAAACATGATGTTCCTGCGGCTGAGAGTGACCCTCGACATGCTGG acCAGGGCTGCCGGGAGATCCTCACCACTTCGGGCCCATTCACCGTGCTGGCGCCGTCCATCTCCTCCAGGACCATAAAC GCCTCCCTTGCCCAGAAGCTCTGTAGACAGCACATCATCCCAGGGCAGCACCTGCTAGAGGAGTCAGGGACCCGGTCTACACGCACGTGGTGGACACTGGCTGGGCAGGAGATCACAGTCACTTTCAACCGCTTCAGG AAATACACCTACCAGTACAAAGACCAGCCCCAGCAGACATTCACCATCCACAAAGCCAACTACCCGGCAGCCAACGGCGTCTTCCACATGGTCACTGCCCTGCGGTGGCAGCCCCCACCGGAGCTCCCTGAGAACCCCACG AGGACCATCAGCCAGATCCTTGCCTCCACCGAGGCCTTCTCCCGGTTTGAAACCATCCTTGAG AACTGTGGGCTGCCCTCTTTCCTGGATGGGCCTGGGCCCTTCACAGTCTTTGCGCCCAGCAATGAGGCAGTGGATGGCTTGCGGGATGGCCGCCTGGTCTACCTCTTCACGGCG GGTCTCTCCAAACTGCAGGAGCTCGTGAGGTACCACGTTTACAGCCACGGCCAG CTGACTGTTGAGAAGCTCATCTCCAAGGGCCGTGTCCTCACCATGGCAAACCAGGTCCTGGCTGTGAACATTTCTGAGGAG GGACGCATCCTGCTGGGACCTGAGGGGGTCCCACTACGGAGAGTGGACGTGCTGGCTGCCAACGGTGTGATCCACATGCTGGAGGGCATCCTGCTGCCCCCCACCATCCTGCCCATCCTGCCCAAGATCTGCAACGAGGAGCAGCACAAGGTCGTGGCG ggCTCCTGTGTGGACTGCCAAGCCCTGAACACCAGCATGTGCCCCCCCAACAGCACGAAGCTG GACATCTCCCCTGAGGAGTGTGTCTACATCCATGACCCTACCGGACTCAACGTCCTGAAGAAGGGCTGTGCCCACTATTGCAACCAGACCATCCTG AAACCTGGCTGCTGCAAAGGGTTTTTTGGACCTGACTGTGCACAGTGTCCTGGGGGCTTCTCCAACCCCTGCTATGGCCAAGGCAAT TGCAGTGATGGGGTCCAGGGCAATGGGGCCTGCCTCTGCTTCCCGGACTACAAGGGTGTCGCCTGCCATATCTGTTCGAACCCAAACAAACATGGAGTTCAGTGCCAGGAAG ACTGCGGCTGTGTCCATGGTCTATGTGACAACCGTCCAGGCAGTGGGGGTGTGTGCCAGCGTGGCACATGTGCCCCGGGCTTCGGTGGTCGCTTCTGCAATGAGTCCATGATGAACTGTGGGCCCACAGAACAGGCCCAGCAGTGCCACCCGCAGGCCCGCTGTGTTAACCAGGGGGGTGTTGCCAG GTGTCTCTGTGTCGATGGCTTTGAGGGCGACGGCTTTTCCTGCACACCCATCCACCCCTGCTCCCGCCCAGACAGGGGCGGATGCTCGGAGAAT GCTCAGTGtgtccctggggcccagggaaCCCACCACTGCACCTGCAACAAAGGCTGGAGTGGGGATGGTCGTGTCTGCATGGCCATCAACGAGTGTGAGCTGGATGTGCGAGGCGGCTGCCATGCTGACGCCCTCTGCAGCTATGTGGGTCCCGGGCAG AGCCGGTGCACCTGCAAGCTGGGATTCGCAGGGGATGGCTACATGTGCAGTCCCATTGACCCCTGCCGGGCAGGCAACGGAGGCTGCCATGACCTG GCCACCTGCAGGGCAGTGGGAGGAGGTCAGCGGGTCTGCACATGCCCCCCTGGCTATGGGGGTGATGGCTTCAGCTGCTACGGAAACATATTCCAG GAGTTGGAGGCAAATGCCCACTTCTCTGTCTTCTATCAGTGGATCAAG GGGGCCGGCATCACTCTTCCTGCTGACAGCCGAGTCACAGCCCTGGTGCCCTCCGAGTCTGCCATCCGTAGGCTTAGCCCTGAGGACCAGGCTTTCTGGCTGCAGCCAAGGATGCTGTCACAACTGGTCAG GGCCCATTTTCTCCAGGGCGCCCTCTCTGAGGAGGAGCTGGCCCGGCTGGACAGGCAGAGTGTAGCCACCCTGAGCCCCACCCTGCGCTGGGAGATCCGCAACATCAGCGGG AGGGTCTGGGTGCAGAACGCCAGCGTGGATGTGGCTGACCTCCTTGCCACCAACGGTGTCCTCCACATCCTCAGTCAG GTCTTACTGCCTCCAAGAGGGGATGTGCTGGGTGGGCAGGGGttgctgcagcagctggactCCGTGCCTGCCTTCCACCTGTTCCGGGAGCTGCTGCAG cgcCACAGGCTGGTATCCCAGATCGAGGCTGCCACTGCCTACACCATCTTCGTGCCAACCAACCGCTCTCTGGAAGCCCAGGCCAATAGCAGCAACCTG GACGCTGACACAGTGCGTCACCACGTGATCCTGGGGGAGGCGCTCTCCATGGAGGCCCTGCGGAGGGGGGGACACCGAAACTCCCTCCTGGGCCCCGCCCACTGGCTTGTCTTCTACAACCATAGCAGCGAG ccTGAGGTGAACCACGTGCCTTTGGAAGGCCCTGTGCTGGAGGCTCCTGGCCGCTCCCTGTTCGGCCTGTCGGGGGTCCTAAATGTGAGCTCAAGCCGCTGTCTGCACAGCCATGCAGAGGCCCTGCGG GAGAAATGTGTCAGCTGCACTCGGAAGTTCCGCTGCAATAAGGGCTACAAGCTGGAG GACACCCCCAAAAAGAGCTGTGTCTATCGATCTGGCTACTCCTTCTCCCGGGGCTGTTCTTACACATGTGCCAGGAAGATCCAG GTGCCTGACTGCTGCCCTGGCTTCTTTGGCACACTGTGTGAACCATGCCCAGGGGGTCTGGGTGGTGTGTGCTCAGGCCACGGGCAGTGCCAGGACAGGGTCCTGGGCAGTGGGGAGTGCCGCTGCCATGAGGGCTTCCACGGAACAGCCTGTGAGATGTGTGAGCTGGGCCGCTATGGGCCTAACTGCACCGGAG TGTGCAACTGTGCCCACGGGCTGTGCCAGGAGGGGCTTCGAGGGGATGGAAGTTGCGTCTGTAACGTGGGTTGGCAGGGCATTCGCTGTGACCAGG AAATCACTGGCCCTCAGTGCCCACAGAAGTGTGACCCCAATGCCAA CTGCCTTCAGGACTCAGCTGCCGCCCCTGCCTGCGTCTGTGCTGCGGGATACTCGGGCAACGGCACCTACTGTTCAG AGGTGGACCTCTGTGCCCAGGACCATGGGGGCTGCTCCCCCCACGCCAACTGCACCAACGTGGCCCCTGGCCAGCGGACATGTACCTGCTGGGATGGCTACACGGGCGACGGGGAGATATGCCAGG AGGCTAACAGCTGTCTCATCCGCCACGGGGGCTGCCACAAGCATGCCGATTGTATCCCCACAGGCCCCCAGCAG GTCTCCTGCAGCTGCCGCGAGGGTTACAGTGGGGACGGCATCCGGACATGTGATCTCCTGGACCCTTGCTCCCAG AACAACGGAGGCTGCAGTCTCCATGCTGTGTGCAAAAGCACAGGGGATGGCCAGAGGACGTGTACCTGCGACGCAGCCCACACTGTGGGTGATGGCTTCACCTGCCGTGCCCGAGTTGGCCTG GAGCTCCTTCGGGACAAGCAAGCCTCCTTCTTCAGTCTCTACCTCCTG GAATACAAAGAGCTCAAGGGGGATGGGCCTTTCACAATCTTTGTGCCGCATGCTGATCTAATGACCAATCTGTCACAG GATGAGATGGCCCGAATTCGTGCCAATCGCCAGCTTGTGTTCCGCTACCACGTGGTTGGTTGCCGGCAGTTGCGAAGCCAAGAGCTGCTGGAAGAGGGCTATGCCACCACGCTCTCGGGGCACCCACTGCGCTTCAGTGAGAGGGAG GGCAGCATATACATCAATGACTTCGCTCGAGTGGTGAGCAGCGACCAAGAGGCAGTGAATGGTGTCCTGCATTTCATTGACCGTGTACTGCTGCCGCCCCAAGTCCTGCACTGGGAGCCGGACACTGCCCCAATCCCACGG AGAAACGTCACTGCTGCCGCCGAGAGCTTCGGTTACAAGATCTTCAGTGGCCTTGTGACG ATGGCTGGCCTCCTACCCCTGCTTCAAGATTCATCCCATAGGCCTCTTACAATGCTGTGGCCCACAGACTCTGCCTTGCGGGCATTGCCTCCTGATCGCCAGGTCTGGCTGTACCACGAGGACCATCGTGACAAGCTGGCAGCCATTCTGCGGGGCCACGTGATCCGCAATGTTGCG GCCTTGGCATCTGACCTGCCCAACCTGGGCCCACTGCGCACCATGCATGGGACCCCCATCTCCTTCTCCTGCAGCCGTGCCCGGCCG GGTGAGCTCATGGTGGGAGAGGAGGATGCCCAAATTGTGCAGCGGCACCTGCCCTTTGAAGGTGGCCTAGCTTATGGCATCGACCAGCTGCTGGAGCCACCTGGCCTTGGAGCCCGCTGTGACAGCTTTGAGACTCGGCCTCTGTGGCTG AAGGTTTGCAGCATTTGTGGGCTGGAACCCCCCTGTCCTGAGGGTTCCAAGGAGCAG GGCAGCCCTGAGGCCTGCCGGCCCTACTTCTCCAAGTTCTGGACAGCCCCTCCGCTGCACTCCCTGGCGCTACGCAGGGTTTGGAGCCGGTCCAGCCACTGGGGTCAGCCCCAAGGTCTGGGTAGGGGCTGCTATCGCAACTGTGTCACCACCACCTGGAAGCCCAGCTGCTGCCCTGGTCACTATGGCAGTGAGTGTCGAG CTTGCCCTGGTGGTGCCAGCAGCCCCTGCAGTAACCATGGCGATTGTGTGGATGGCATGAGCGGCAGCGGGAAATGTAGGTGCCATTTGGGGTTTGCTGGGACAGCATGTGAGCTCTGTGCCCCAGGTGCCTTTGGGCCCCTTTGCCAAG CCTGCAACTGTACCTCCCATGGCCACTGTGATGATGGCCTGGGGGGCTCTGGCTCCTGCTTCTGCGATGAGGGCTGGACTGGGCCACGCTGCGAGGTGCAGCTGG AGCTGAAGCCTGTGTGTGCCCCACCCTGCGCACCCCAGGCCGTGTGCCGAGTGGGCAACAGCTGTGAGTGTAGCCTGGGCTATGAAGGGGATGGCCGCACTTGCACAG tgGTGGACCTGTGCCAGGATGGGCACGGTGGCTGCAGTGAGCATGCTCACTGCAGCCAGGCAGGCACAGTGGTCACGTGCACCTGCCTGCCCGACTACGAGGGTGACGGCTGGAGCTGCCGGGCCCGCAACCCCTGTGAGGATGGCCACCATGGTGGCTGCAGCGAGCATGCTGACTGTCTGATCACTGGGCCG AATGCGCGGCGCTGTGTGTGCCATGTTGGCTATGTGGGTGACGGGCTGCAGTGTCTGGAGGAGCCTGAGCCACCCGTGGACCGCTGCCTAGACCGGCCACCACCTTGTCACAGGGACGCCGTGTGCACTGACCTGCACTTCCAAG AGAAACGTGCGGGTGTTTTCCACCTCCAGGCCTCCAGTGGCCCTTACGGCCTGAACTTCTCAGAGGCTGAGGCAGCTTGTGGGGCCCAGGGAGCTGTTCTTGCTTCTCTCCCTCAGCTCTCTGCTGCCCAGAAG CTGGGCTTCCACCTCTGCCTCGTGGGCTGGCTGGCCAATGGCTCGGCTGCCCACCCTGTCACTTTCCCCACTGCTGACTGTGGTGAGGGTCAGGTAGGCGTGGTCAGCCTGGGTGCCCGGGTGAACCTGTCAGAGCGCTGGGACGCCTACTGCTACCGCGAACAAG ATGTAGCCTGCCGATGCCTCGATGGCTTCGTGGGTGATGGAATCAGTGTATGCAACGGGAAGCTGCTTGATGTACTGGCTACCACCGCCAACTTCTCCACCTTCTACGGG ATGCTACTGGGCTATGCCAATGCCACCCCCAGGGGTCTCGAGTTCTTGGACTTCTTGGACGACGAGCTCACCTACAAGACACTCTTCGTCCCTGTCAACGAAGGCTTTGTGGACAACATG ACGCTGAGCGGCCCAGACCTGGAGCTGCATGCCTCCAACACCACCTTCCTGAGCACCAACGCCAGCCAGGGTTCCTTGCTTCCTGCCCACTCGGGCCTCAGCCTTGTCATCAGTGACGTGGGCCCTGACAATGGTTCTTGGGCTCATGTG GTCCCAGGGGCAGTTGTCGTTAGCCATGTCATTGCGTGGGACATCATGGCCTTCAATGGCATCATCCACGCTCTGGCCAGCCCCCTCCTGGCACCTCCACAGCCT GCAGTGGTGGCCGCTGAGGCCCCACCCGTGGCAGCAGGCGTGGGGGCTGTGTTAGCTGCGGGAGCGCTGCTTGGTCTGGTAGCCGGAGCCCTCTACCTCCGTGCGCGAGGCAGGGCCACAGGCTTTGGCTTCTCTGCCTTCCAG GAGGAAGACAGCGATGCTGATGACTTCTCCCCATGCCAGGAAGGGACCAGCCCAACCTTGGTCACTGTCCCCAACCCGGTCTTTGGTAGCCAGGATGCCTTCTGTGAGCCCTTTGAT GACTCGCTCCTGGAGGAGGACTTCCCCGACACCCAGAGGACCCTCACAGTCAAGTGA